One part of the Eublepharis macularius isolate TG4126 chromosome 16, MPM_Emac_v1.0, whole genome shotgun sequence genome encodes these proteins:
- the USP10 gene encoding ubiquitin carboxyl-terminal hydrolase 10, whose amino-acid sequence MAVNGAQYIFGDFTPKEFNDFFVTPLCPVELPPYNETILCGLKSTGELHDGEDYKRIEFGVNEVIEADSTVLNNNDYSISSTLNPQAPEFILGCAPAQKTPNDVLDEANYDSIDCQFTDPALALDSGSNAENDSSSGSLGQRERKKKKKRPPGYYSYLEDVNDSIVPSEALVNGHASSPGLNSISTEDVELTGDLPLVAPRTCNSSENSVDFTSEAVSDDLVSHALDATRTAGQPEVCSVTNLEQSCTPSEPGRDSPLRTAVVQPCAGTDTTENLGVTNGQTLESSSEGTAANGVDLHAVESIDSDQAKPEDASPGPEAAPAVSGSVAVNQPAKSWASLFHNSKPSISTPMAYVETKCTPPATPPVVPEKQVEVKEGPVPVSEDPVAIKIAELLENVKLIHKPVSLQPRGLINKGNWCYINATLQALVACPPMYHLMKTIPVYSKSQRPCTSTPMIDSFVRLMNEFTNMPVPPKAKQALGEKIARDIRPGAAFEPTYIYRLLTVIKSSLSEKGRQEDAEEYLGFILNGLHEEMLILKKLLSPQSEKLLVSNGPETTAPVNEEEEQEEQGEGSEDEWEQVGPRNKSSVTRQADFVQTPITDIFGGHIRSVVYQQSSKESATLQPFFTLQLDIQSEKIRTVQDALESLVARESVQGYTTKTKQEVEISRRVTLEELPPVLVLHLKRFVYEKTGGCQKLIKNIEYPVDLEISKELLSPGVKSKIFKVQRTYRLFAVVYHHGNSATGGHYTTDVFQIGLNGWLRIDDQAVKVIAQYQVVKPSAERTAYLLYYRRVDLL is encoded by the exons tacaTCTTTGGGGATTTTACCCCCAAGGAATTTAATGACTTCTTTGTGACTCCTCTCTGTCCCGTTGAG CTGCCTCCCTACAATGAAACCATTTTGTGTGGCCTTAAGTCCACAGGAGAGTTGCATGACG gGGAAGATTATAAGAGAATTGAATTTGGTGTTAATGAAGTTATTGAGGCAGATTCGACCGTGCTTAATAACAATGACTACAGTATTTCGAGTACTCTGAATCCTCAGGCGCCGGAATTCATTCTTGGTTGCGCACCTGCCCAGAAAACACCCAATGATGTCCTCGATGAAGCCAACTATGATTCCATTGATTGCCAGTTCACTGATCCTGCACTCGCTCTGGACAGCGGTTCTAATGCTGAAAATGATAGTTCATCTGGAAGCCTCGGGCAAAGGGAgcgcaaaaagaagaagaaacggCCCCCTGGATATTACAGTTATTTGGAGGATGTCAACGATAGCATCGTTCCATCTGAGGCTTTGGTAAATGGGCATGCAAGTTCACCAGGACTTAATAGCATAAGCACAGAGGATGTGGAACTAACAGGTGACCTGCCATTGGTCGCCCCGAGGACTTGTAACAGCTCCGAAAATTCTGTGGACTTCACAAGCGAAGCGGTATCTGATGATTTGGTTTCTCATGCGCTAGACGCTACTAGGACTGCAGGGCAGCCTGAAGTATGCAGTGTTACTAATTTGGAACAGTCTTGCACCCCTTCTGAGCCTGGAAGGGATAGCCCGTTAAGGACAGCTGTTGTACAGCCTTGTGCTGGTACCGATACTACTGAAAACCTTGGCGTTACTAATGGACAAACACTTGAATCCTCTAGCGAGGGCACAGCTGCCAATGGAGTAGACTTGCATGCTGTGGAAAGCATTGACTCAGACCAAGCTAAGCCCGAGGATGCTTCACCTGGTCCTGAGGCAGCCCCTGCTGTGTCAGGATCAGTTGCAGTTAATCAGCCTGCGAAATCGTGGGCTAGTCTCTTTCATAATTCCAAGCCCTCCATTTCCACGCCTATGGCTTATGTGGAAACTAAATGCACCCCTCCTGCCACACCTCCTGTGGTTCCTGAGAAACAGGTCGAAGTCAAAGAGGGGCCCGTTCCGGTTTCTGAGGATCCCGTAGCCATAAAGATTGCAG AGTTGCTGGAAAATGTAAAGCTAATACATAAGCCAGTATCTTTGCAACCACGAGGGCTGATCAATAAAGGAAACTGGTGTTACATCAACGCT ACACTGCAAGCTTTGGTTGCTTGCCCTCCTATGTATCACCTAATGAAGACCATTCCAGTGTATTCAAAATCACAGCGCCCGTGTACATCGACACCAATGATAGACAGCTT TGTCCGCTTAATGAATGAGTTTACAAATATGCCGGTTCCTCCTAAGGCAAAACAAG CCTTAGGTGAAAAAATTGCAAGGGATATCAGGCCCGGAGCTGCCTTTGAACCCACGTACATTTATAGATTGCTGACAGTTATCAAGTCGAGTCTGTCAGAAAAG GGCAGACAAGAAGATGCGGAAGAATATCTGGGGTTTATTCTAAATGGCCTACATGAGGAAATGTTGATTCTGAAGAAACTGCTGTCTCCACAGAGTGAAa aaCTTTTGGTTTCCAACGGCCCAGAGACGACAGCTCCCGTAAATgaagaggaagagcaggaggagcAAGGTGaaggcagtgaagatgaatgGGAACAAGTTGGACCTCGCAACAAGTCCTCAGTCACTCGGCAGGCTGACTTTGTTCAGACACCCATCACTGATATATTTGGTGGTCATATAAG ATCTGTGGTTTATCAACAGAGTTCGAAGGAATCGGCAACTCTGCAGCCCTTTTTCACTCTGCAATTGGATATCCAGTCTGAGAAGATACGCACTGTCCAGGATGCACTCGAAAGTTTGGTGGCCAGAGAGTCTGTCCAGGGTTATACCACCAAAACCAAGCAGGAG GTGGAGATCAGTCGAAGAGTGACGCTCGAGGAGCTTCCTCCAGTTCTTGTCCTGCATCTCAAGCGGTTTGTGTATGAGAAGACTGGGGGGTGCCAGAAGCTTATCAAAAATATCGAATACCCTGTTGACCTCGAAATAAGTAAAG AACTGCTGTCTCCAGGTGTCAAAAGCAAGATTTTTAAAGTCCAAAGAACCTACCGGCTCTTTGCAG TGGTGTACCATCATGGAAACAGTGCGACTGGTGGACATTACACTACAGACGTCTTCCAAATCGGGCTCAATGGCTGGCTGCGCATAGATGACCAGGCAGTCAAAGTGATTGCTCAGTACCAGGTGGTGAAGCCGTCTGCCGAGCGCACAGCCTACCTCCTGTACTATCGCCGGGTTGACCTGCTTTGA